tcctcaaaaggaaAATACCTGAAATACctccagtaaccactggagCTTGTGAGCTCCAGGGGGCATGTCAATCACGGGTCTCTTGTTTTGTGTGTAGCGTTGGTGATTGATTGACGTCTTGCTAAATCCTGCCACTAACAACTGAttaagggctctattttccggCCGGTGCATGGTGTGTTGTGAGCCATCCTGCTAGCGGAATGGTCATTTCTCCCAAAGTGGGAAAAAGTGTTTCTCccaaaatgggaaaaagtgAGTGTCAAGGTTGGGGGTATGTCAGTCTATGTATATTGAGTGATGGACTGCAATTTTGCAGCTCATTGCAATTCTCCGGTCTGTGTTGTCTGAATTTGCGCCTTCGCCACCCGCCAGCTCAGACCAGATATACAGCATAAATTGCAGCCCAGCGTAGAGCAGATTACTAATTTCATGGAATTCCCATGCAATATGccattttttccaaatgtagaACACTCAGAACAGTAATGACTCTTCTCAGGAGTGGGAAGGAAGTCACAAAAAATCCTAGAAGAACGTCCAAAGAACTGCGGGACTCTCctcagaaatgaatgtttttaagggctgagagtctgtggctattgcaattatttctgttgggaaccctgaaaagtgccaaactctcggtgctgtataggtatggggcatgtcccgccaaggcataacttggctggatggcatacctgccatcccaatcactGCCAAAATCTAGAGAACAATCATATTTTCTGTCAAGAGTAGAAGTTccactttgtttttttcaaatagaAAATTATACCAACATTATCTGGGCCATCAACATTATCATGCCCTTAAAGGGGCAGTCCACCCAAACAGAAATTTatgtttgtttccattttcCCAGAATATTAGCTATTCATCCAGATAGTTTCGCTGAGACTTCATGAGTTTTCCAGATATCTGCTGCAGCCCCCTCATGATACAATGGACTTCAATGGGTCCCTTGCTTTTGTGGTCTCAAAGTACCAGTATTCTGCAGCAAACATTGTTTTAATAATGATGACACTGCACCCCATAATACTGGCATACTGAAACTTTGCACGGATATACACAGTTAGCATACTGGAAAGTATACTTCATAGACAGTAGTTTTCAGTGAAACCATGCACAACCATGATATTTGTGAGTAACCATagcattatatttaaaaaaagatgctgttgttgagtttttttttatgtgaatttttGAGGCCACAAAAGCTAGTGACCTGTTGAGGTATGTATCAGTATGAGCTGCAGCAGGTATTAAGGATAAAATTTCAGCAAAACTATCTGGTTAGATAGATAGCACTCTGGGTAAGTGgtgaactgcattttaaaatccagAAACCTCTGCAATCATATTGGGCCGCAATCTCTCCATAATGCTCCCAAACAGTAGACGATTTTCGACTATTGTTTCTCGGGTACCATTTTGCAAACTGATCGACTGATTGGTGCTTCAGTTATTAGTTGCATTCGCCACAACTTCACTTGAGCAAAAAggtccagtttaaaaaaaaaatgaaagcagcacACATTTAACAATACACAAAATTCTGTCTACCTATTTTCAAAACATAATAACATAGACATAAGCGGATTTTTGAAGCAAGCAAACCAAACTGTGGGTGGCGAACGgaacagttctttttttcatgaacaattgcatccctaacacacacacacacacaggggaaaaaaatacagtaacatAAAAAAGGTTATGAAATCAATTTTGCTTTATTGGGTGTTGTACAATTTtgttctttgttatttttgttttgaattgataaaaaaagaaattgagtCACCACCCATCTCTTAGGCTGGACTGTGTCAGGAACAAGGTGTGGGTGGCTGCCTTGGGAGTGCTCTCTGCTGGTTTGGCGGTGCTGTCCTCCTTTGGATTGATGCTGTACATCGGTGTGCCCTTTGCCATGACTGTGGCCAACTCTCCCTTCCTGATACTCGGTaatatatttaatcttaaaTTAATTAGTAAAGATTTTCTGGTATGTGTTTTTAAGAAATATAACATCAAATCATTAAATCAAAccaatttcatttgtatagcacttacagaaaactgtcacaaagatatTTTACAGAGTATCGTCTATAGCTGATGTATGACATTCAGACATTGTGgtgtttaaatgttaaaattggGAAACAAGTATGGTCTCACTGACTGATTTTTGACTGTTGTGTTGAGGAATACTATTTCTTCAGCTCTCATCGGCAGCCCAAACCATTGGAGAAACTCTTGGGGTTTACTCATTGTGCAGCATTAACCTACTCCTAGACAAACCTACAATTGTCCATATTatgattatgtttttatatttctgctgtttttacaTTGTCTGCTGAATATGGCATCTTCCCTTAACTTCAAGAAACTGAAAATACCATACAAGCTTGCTATTTTGTAAGTAGCTACCATCTGAGAGCTCTCTGAGAGGTGGAACAAAACAGGAAGTTGGTTGTCAGGGTTTTGCATTTTACACGCAAAATAGCAATTGGATTTCAATTCTGCTTACCGGAGGCACATTTATGTACCAAGAGTAAATGGAATGTTGTTAAATCATATTCGGATATCTAGATACAAGTCGCAAGAAACGACATGGTGTAAACGAGGCCAAATTGACTCTATGGATCTGAAGCCGCTATTTTGGTCCAATCACTTTtgattatatttacatataaaagGACTGAATCAGACATGACTCTCATTTTGTAAACACAGTCATGAGGCACACTTCTACTTCAGTAGCTTTGGTCAAGTATTGATCATGCATTCTTGTAAATTAACTTATTAACCCTGAAAGCTAGCCAGTTTGTGCATTGGCCActtacactacagtatgtggacaccccttctaattagtggtttcagctatttcagccacacccattgctaacaggtgcatgaaatcaagcatacagctgtgcaatctccattgacaaacattggcagtagaatgggtcatactgaagagctcagtgactttcaatgtggcactgtcattggatgccacctttccaacaagtcagtttgtcaaattactgctagagctgccccagtcaactgtaagtgctgttattgtgaagtgtaaATGTATAGGAGTAACAACAATTCTGCAGCAACCACTATTTCTGTACGACTCTGATCCAGGTCAATAGGCACCACTGTAACTAATGAGTTAGAGAGTTGCCAAAGTCCaaggtgggatttgaacccaggccTCTCACTCGTCCATAGATTTCATAGGCAAATGCATTACCAGTCAGCAAAAGGCAAAATCGCTCCTAGCCAAGGGCAACGTTGTCATTTTAGTATTTAAGGGTTGCATTGCCAGATAATGTTGTCATTGTAACATGCCACGAGACCTTTGCTTTACTGTACCTTTACTGTGCTTCACTACCGAACTAGCTGAGCAACACCCACTACACTGACAAACATTTCTGTGAATTTGTCTAAAAATATAGGGCATTGTTTGGGGAGCCTATACAATGTCATTTCATGCACAGGCAATGGGATTTTAGTAATATGGCATGATGTTCAAAGGAGCAAAAATCAGCAATAAAGatgtaacattattttttaacacacctccatgtaaatggtaaatggactgcatttatatagcgctttacaattgatgcctctcattcgccagagcagttaggggttaggggttaggtgtcttgctcaaggacacttcgacatgcccagggcggggtttgaaccggcaaccctccgactgccagacaatcggtcttacctcctgagctatgtcgcccctaatgTGAACAGCTTTTATGTTACTTTTACCACAGATCTTAAAAAGTCTTCCTTTGTAACAATTAAATTGTATATGACACAAAAGTAGCACCGtagacacaaaatgtgttgaaagtaacacaaaagtagtaacacaAAAGGAGTGTTGGATAACACATCCTGTTTGAGAGTAGGTGAAATAAACTAAATGTACAACTTCGAAAATGCATTTTCCAGATTATTTaaactattaattaaattattaattaaagctAGATGTTAGTTAGATattaacacaacaaacaaaatgtgttttgtcatttattaaAATTGCTAGCAGCAATATTGGTTATCCCCCAATAATATTGGTTATTGTGTTGGCCACAAAACACATCAGAGCATTGATAAAGccctattttgtttttttagggaTTGGTGTTGATGACATGTTCATTCTCATCTCCTGCTGGCAGCAGACTAATGTTCATGCCAAGGTTGAGGACCGTCTGGCAGACACCTACAAAGAGGCGGCCTgctccatcaccatcaccaccctGACAGATGTCTTGGCTTTCTACGTCGGCCTCATCACACCGTTCCGCTCAGTGTGGTCTTTCTGTCTGTACACCAGCTCTGccattctgttctgttacatttACAGCATCACGTTCTTTGGGGCGGTCCTGGTGCTCAACGGACGAAGGGAAAACAGCAACAGGCACTGGCTGATCTGTAAGAAGGTTCCAGAGGAATGCCCACCTGGTCGCTCCAAAGTGTTCAGCCTCTGCTGTGTGGGAGGAGCTTATGATCACCAAACTGGATATGAGGAAATCCAGCCAATGAATCACTTCTTTAAAATGTACTATGGGCCGTTTCTGACCAAGACCTGGACCAAAGCAATGGTTATTCTGCTCTATGCAGCATATTTGGCAGGTAGTATTTATGGGTGTTTCCAGATACAACAGGGCTTAGATCTCAAAAATCTGGTACCTGACAGCTCCTACACtgttaaatattataaaaatgaaaaagagtaCTTTGCTGGATATGGTCCAAATGTTATGATAATAGTGAAGAATCAATTTCCATACTGGAATGAAAACAGTAGGTTTGAACTTGACACTTGTATTGAAGACTTTAAAAATCAACCGTACGTCAAAAAGAACGGATTTACATCTTGGCTGAAATCATATGAAGATTATGCAGTgacaaataatttgaatttaaaggATGAAACTGTGTTCAAGACCAATTTATGCTCATTTCTTGAGAACTCTGATATCAAGCAAGATGTCAATTTCACCAAACAATCCATTCATTCCACTCGTTTCTTTATCCAGATGGAAAACATTACCACTGCTGTTGATGAAATGAAGATGCTGAACACACTTAGAGACACGGCGAGAAAATGCCCTGTCCCATTACTGGTTTATCACCCTGCATTTATCTACTATGACCAGTATACATTCATAGTCAGCAATACCATCCAGAATATAGTTGTCACCACAGGAGTCATGCTGCTGATCTCCCTCTTACTGATTCCAAACCCTGTATGCTCTCTGTGGGTGACGTTCTCCATTGCCTCCATCATTGTGGGTGTCACTGGTTACATGGCTTTGTGGGATGTTAATTTAGACAGCATATCCATGATCATTCTTGTTGTCTGCATTGGGTTCTCAGTGGACTTCTCTGCACACATTTCTTATGCCTTTGTCTCAAGCAACAAGCCCACCGCCAATGAGAAGGCCATTGACGCACTCTACACCCTGGGCTATCCCATAGTGCAGGGGGCTGTTTCTACCAtagtgggggtggtggtgctaTCGGCATCACAGAGCTACATCTTCAGAACCTTCTTCAAAATCATGTTTCTGGTTATCCTAATAGGGCTGTTCCATGCCATCACTTTCATCCCAGTGTTTCTAACCTTATTTGATATTTGCAGAAGCCCAGGTGAAAGCAACGGTCAAGACAAGCTGACTTACAATGACAAGAAATTAGAGAACACCCATAACCCAAGTACACAGCATGACAggaaaattctaaaaaaaaggGTTTATGAAAATGGAGCGTTTTATATGTATGATGATCGAAACCAGATTCGAGAACACAATGGTGTTTTGTCCATTGACAACAGTAATCCGCACTTACTATATGGTCAAACGAGCATGACAAGTCATACTAAATCATATATACTGAACACTCATCAGACATACATGTACAGTGGAATTAATAATGTGAGTAATAATCCTCACCAATCGCTGCATTTCAGTGATATGACAACACATGCTAGGCATGCTATCTCAGACCCTGACTGCCCAtgatgtttaaatgtttcatatgAACATAAGAAAATTGTACAAACAGAAATTGTAGATTTTTCCTGTTCTattatgtactgtactgttatgtattattacattaatatattttatgtttttttgaggtagtgttttgttgttttgtttgagtTAATATGTTTaattgtatactgtatatatgtgtgaatTTTTTTACTGACATAACTAATAAATATTATCCAAACTTCATAATTACTGACTAACATTGTAGTTAAAATGGGAGGGGGCCTGAACTCTCTAAATCAATAAATCTAACCTTATTAACCTCATTTGTGAACGTAACAAATGATGACTTGCTGAGCCGGAGGTCAGCATGAGTGATGCGatataaatgttataaatgCTCAGAGGAACTGCCCCTCTGTAGGATTTGAACATCCTGTTGTGTGAACTGATTTCTCTTCTGCTAAATAAAGAATcctatttttttacagttcctGCCTCGTACCTTTTCCTACCAACTCTGGGAGTCTTACAGTTTATATAGGTTTTGCTttctcactgtaaaaaaaaaaacatggcaaagaccagtgtttatttttttgtgaatggaaAACCCCAGATTAGTCATTCTAAAATGTCATAACTTGCGTCCTTGTACTTTATCAGCTTCTGCTGTaagtatgacatcacaaagtgAGCCAAATGAAAGGCTAAGATATACCCCGAGGGAGTGTAAAGACAGCCTCAGCTATGGTTGGGTATGGCTACATCTTTTACCACCCTTGCTATACTCTAAgagttattagcatttttttgattgcatttgtCACTTTGATGTGGTGTTGTCCTGTAGGAAATATATCCTTCAGATCTTGTTTGCCTGGCAGAATTCCACAAAATGTATAGTACATGATGGAAAAGGTAAAAAAGTCACACATTTCACCCCAATGAGCTTCCTAAATAAGTGAATGACATTACTTGTTAACTGATACACATTTCTGCTTTCAGAAAATGCTTTTGCACCTTACTTTGTGTCAGGTATTGAGCTATTCTGCTGTCCCTCACGCTGAAGGTGTGTGAGACAGCACTCAGTGTGTCTCCACAGGTACCCAACTTAATACAGCATGCTAAAACTGTGCATTAGTCACAGTGCAGACACCAGAGATCTCACTGGTGCTCTACCCATTTACATTTCACTAAATATTAGAATTGGCCTCCcaccatatttttcatttttcacctgCCTTGAATAATTGCCAGCGGTCGGTATGACAGGGAGACTTGGGCACTATTCTATATCACGATGTATCACAGGCAACAGTGACACATTCCCGGAATGAACAAGGCATGATTGTCGGTCAGGTCACTGCGGTAGGGAGTACTGTCAGTGTTGTCAAGCCCACACTCCAGAGAAGAGGGAACCCtttggcactgtgtgtgtgacaggtggCTTGACAGATGTGCAGGCACAGGGGGTGCCCTGCTCTGGCGCTCTGATTGGATGACCTGTCTGCAAGGGCTGCAGCAGGGAGGCAACCAGCTGCCATGATTCATTGGCTTAGCTGTCtggttttggtgtgtgtgtgtgtgtgtgtgtgtgtgtgtgtgtgtgtgtgtgtgtgtgtgtatgtgtggtgtgtatgcgtgcgtatgAGTGC
This is a stretch of genomic DNA from Anguilla rostrata isolate EN2019 chromosome 4, ASM1855537v3, whole genome shotgun sequence. It encodes these proteins:
- the LOC135253335 gene encoding patched domain-containing protein 3-like isoform X1 gives rise to the protein MTCCKTDCIEKPLSRLFEKFGRIVGNHPFWFLIIPLLLSAGLGGGFYFLKERETNDIEEQYTPVNGPAKRERDFVKENFPQNDTMFSSQRLYTDGTYASLIAVFKSNVLSDAELETGAFERINNLDKQVINIAVKDGREQFTFKDICAKSSEEIKFPGLNLTSQFGGINKSDSVLAIRLYYYIQQDNKTRSDLWLDQFRKFFSSRSTISDMEVFYFTSKSLQEEFEKNSEEVIPLFSGTYILGITFSIISCMRLDCVRNKVWVAALGVLSAGLAVLSSFGLMLYIGVPFAMTVANSPFLILGIGVDDMFILISCWQQTNVHAKVEDRLADTYKEAACSITITTLTDVLAFYVGLITPFRSVWSFCLYTSSAILFCYIYSITFFGAVLVLNGRRENSNRHWLICKKVPEECPPGRSKVFSLCCVGGAYDHQTGYEEIQPMNHFFKMYYGPFLTKTWTKAMVILLYAAYLAGSIYGCFQIQQGLDLKNLVPDSSYTVKYYKNEKEYFAGYGPNVMIIVKNQFPYWNENSRFELDTCIEDFKNQPYVKKNGFTSWLKSYEDYAVTNNLNLKDETVFKTNLCSFLENSDIKQDVNFTKQSIHSTRFFIQMENITTAVDEMKMLNTLRDTARKCPVPLLVYHPAFIYYDQYTFIVSNTIQNIVVTTGVMLLISLLLIPNPVCSLWVTFSIASIIVGVTGYMALWDVNLDSISMIILVVCIGFSVDFSAHISYAFVSSNKPTANEKAIDALYTLGYPIVQGAVSTIVGVVVLSASQSYIFRTFFKIMFLVILIGLFHAITFIPVFLTLFDICRSPGESNGQDKLTYNDKKLENTHNPSTQHDRKILKKRVYENGAFYMYDDRNQIREHNGVLSIDNSNPHLLYGQTSMTSHTKSYILNTHQTYMYSGINNVSNNPHQSLHFSDMTTHARHAISDPDCP